The proteins below are encoded in one region of Peribacillus muralis:
- the parE gene encoding DNA topoisomerase IV subunit B produces the protein MAKKVKAIEYNDDAIQVLEGLEAVRKRPGMYIGSTDARGLHHLVYEIVDNSVDEALAGYGDQISVKIHKDNSVSVTDRGRGMPTGMHKLGKPTPEVILTILHAGGKFGQGGYKTSGGLHGVGASVVNALSEWLVVTIKRDGFIYEQRFFNGGKPETTLEKIGKTNQSGTKIHFKPDPKIFSVTTYNYDILCERLRESAFLLKGMKIELTDERNDRNETFHYENGIEAFVDYLNEEKETLHSVVSLEGEQNGIEVELAFQFNDGYSENILSFVNNVRTKDGGTHEIGAKTAMTRAFNDYARKMGLLKEKDKNLEGTDIREGLSSIISVRIPEELLQFEGQTKSKLGTSEARSAVDSIVSEHLAYFFEEDPTTSTLLVKKSIKAFQAREAARKAREDARSGKKRKKSDAILSGKLTPAQSKNPERNELYLVEGDSAGGSAKQGRDRRFQAVLPLRGKVINTEKAKLADIFKNEEINTIIHAIGGGVGAEFNTPDTNYDKVIIMTDADTDGAHIQVLLLTFFYRYMKPLIESGKVYIALPPLYKVSKGTGKKEVIEYAWSDEELQGAIDKVGKGYMIQRYKGLGEMNADQLWDTTMNPETRTLIRVKIDDGARAERRVTTLMGDKVEPRRKWIEANVAFGLEEESNILDNENMSIEEEVNNDGI, from the coding sequence GTGGCAAAAAAGGTAAAAGCAATCGAGTACAATGATGATGCAATTCAGGTACTGGAAGGACTCGAAGCGGTCAGAAAACGTCCCGGTATGTATATCGGCAGTACTGATGCACGCGGACTTCATCATTTAGTGTACGAGATTGTAGATAACTCCGTAGATGAGGCTTTGGCTGGGTATGGAGACCAAATTAGTGTGAAAATACATAAAGATAACAGTGTAAGTGTAACTGATAGGGGCCGCGGGATGCCTACGGGTATGCATAAATTGGGTAAACCGACGCCTGAAGTCATTTTGACGATCCTTCATGCAGGGGGGAAATTCGGACAAGGTGGATATAAAACGAGCGGGGGCCTTCATGGTGTGGGTGCTTCGGTCGTTAATGCGCTTTCCGAATGGCTTGTCGTGACGATCAAAAGGGACGGGTTCATATACGAACAACGGTTTTTCAATGGTGGTAAACCGGAAACGACGCTGGAGAAAATCGGCAAAACGAATCAATCGGGTACGAAAATCCATTTTAAGCCTGATCCAAAGATATTCTCGGTGACAACATACAATTATGATATCCTATGTGAACGCCTCCGTGAATCAGCTTTTCTATTAAAAGGCATGAAGATAGAATTGACGGATGAACGCAACGACCGAAATGAAACCTTCCATTATGAAAATGGAATCGAAGCATTTGTGGATTATTTAAATGAGGAAAAAGAAACCCTTCATAGTGTCGTTAGCTTGGAAGGGGAGCAAAATGGGATAGAAGTTGAACTTGCCTTTCAATTCAACGATGGCTATTCAGAGAATATATTAAGCTTCGTCAATAATGTTCGTACAAAAGACGGCGGCACCCATGAAATTGGCGCAAAAACGGCCATGACCAGGGCATTTAATGATTATGCGAGAAAAATGGGGCTATTGAAGGAAAAAGATAAAAACCTCGAAGGTACCGATATACGTGAAGGCTTGTCATCGATTATCTCTGTCCGCATTCCGGAAGAACTGCTTCAATTCGAAGGGCAGACCAAGAGCAAGCTTGGCACCAGCGAGGCTCGCTCTGCAGTCGATTCCATCGTGTCAGAGCACTTAGCCTACTTTTTCGAAGAAGATCCGACCACGAGTACTTTATTGGTTAAAAAATCGATTAAAGCGTTCCAAGCCCGCGAAGCGGCCCGCAAAGCAAGGGAGGATGCAAGGAGCGGAAAGAAACGAAAAAAATCCGATGCCATCCTATCTGGTAAGCTGACGCCGGCTCAATCGAAAAATCCCGAACGTAATGAATTGTACCTTGTGGAAGGGGACTCTGCCGGAGGATCTGCAAAGCAAGGCAGGGATCGCCGTTTTCAGGCGGTTTTGCCGTTAAGGGGTAAAGTCATCAATACGGAAAAGGCAAAGCTGGCGGATATTTTTAAGAACGAAGAAATAAATACGATCATCCACGCCATTGGCGGAGGGGTCGGGGCCGAGTTCAATACCCCGGACACCAATTACGATAAAGTGATCATCATGACCGATGCCGACACGGATGGTGCCCATATCCAAGTGCTTCTTCTTACTTTCTTTTACCGTTATATGAAACCATTGATAGAGTCAGGGAAGGTTTATATTGCTCTGCCACCGTTATATAAAGTGAGTAAAGGGACAGGGAAGAAAGAAGTGATTGAATATGCCTGGAGTGACGAGGAGCTTCAGGGAGCGATAGACAAGGTAGGGAAAGGCTATATGATTCAGCGTTATAAAGGGCTTGGAGAGATGAATGCCGATCAATTGTGGGATACCACGATGAACCCGGAAACGAGGACGTTGATCCGTGTGAAAATCGATGATGGGGCCCGTGCGGAAAGAAGAGTGACAACGTTAATGGGTGACAAGGTTGAACCGCGCCGCAAATGGATTGAAGCCAATGTCGCTTTTGGTCTCGAGGAAGAATCGAATATTTTAGATAATGAAAATATGTCGATTGAAGAGGAGGTCAATAACGATGGTATTTGA
- the parC gene encoding DNA topoisomerase IV subunit A, which yields MVFEETFRDLPLEEVIGDRFGRYSKYIIQDRALPDARDGLKPVQRRILYAMHVEGNTQEKGFRKSAKTVGNVIGNYHPHGDSSVYEAMVRMSQDWKLRKVMVQMHGNNGSIDGDPPAAMRYTEARLSSIASEMLRDIEKRTVDFVPNFDDTSEEPIVLPAMFPNLLVNGSTGISAGYATEIPPHQIGEVIDAAIMRIDKPEATVADLMTVIKGPDFPTGGIIQGIEGIRKAYETGKGKIIIRGLADVETIRGGKQQIVITEIPYEVNKANLVKKMDEFRLDRKVEGIAEVRDETDRTGLRIVIELKKDADANGVLHYLYKNSDLQIAYNFNMVAIYKKRPTLMSLPKMLDAYIDHRKEVIVNRSRYELQKAHDRAHIVDGLVKALSILDEVIAVIRASKDKRNAKDNLIAQFAFTEAQAEAIVSLQLYRLTNTDITALEAEAAELKNRIEELTKILGSEKVLLQVIKKELRFIKKGFDDGRRSKIEKEIEEIKINLEVLIASEDVMVTVTKEGYVKRTSLRSYAASGGLDFGMKDSDRLLQRLEMNTTDVLLLFTSKGNFLYCPVHQLPDIRWKETGQHIANIIPIDREEQIIKAIPIKDFTLPQFLVFITKNGMVKKTELAAYKAQRHSKPLVGINLKGDDELVDVHHTDGQEDLFLVTHNGYGLWFDEEEVSVVGVRAAGVKGINLKEDDYVIGGKMLTKDSKESILIVTQRGAIKKMKLTEFEKTSRAKRGVVVLRELKSNPHRVIGFTTVNKTDSLFILSEKGTVETVHAASLKNHDRYTNGSFVFDETVSGKAKELWKISLEDEASMEE from the coding sequence ATGGTATTTGAAGAAACGTTTCGAGATTTGCCGCTTGAAGAGGTCATCGGAGATCGCTTCGGGCGCTACAGTAAATACATCATCCAGGATCGGGCACTTCCCGATGCCAGGGACGGCTTAAAACCGGTACAGCGCAGGATCCTGTATGCGATGCATGTGGAAGGAAATACACAGGAAAAAGGTTTCAGGAAATCTGCAAAAACGGTCGGTAATGTAATTGGTAATTATCATCCTCATGGAGATTCATCGGTATATGAGGCGATGGTCAGGATGAGTCAAGACTGGAAGCTGCGAAAAGTCATGGTCCAAATGCACGGTAACAATGGGAGCATTGATGGAGACCCGCCTGCTGCGATGCGGTATACGGAAGCCAGGCTTTCATCGATCGCTTCGGAGATGTTACGTGATATTGAAAAAAGGACAGTCGACTTCGTGCCGAACTTTGATGATACTTCTGAAGAGCCTATCGTATTGCCTGCGATGTTCCCTAATTTATTGGTAAACGGTTCCACTGGCATCTCAGCCGGATATGCAACGGAAATCCCGCCGCATCAAATAGGAGAGGTCATCGATGCTGCCATTATGCGGATTGATAAACCGGAAGCGACCGTCGCGGATTTAATGACGGTCATAAAGGGGCCGGATTTCCCTACTGGCGGAATCATACAAGGCATCGAAGGCATTCGTAAAGCCTATGAAACAGGTAAAGGGAAAATCATCATACGCGGCTTGGCGGATGTGGAAACGATCCGTGGCGGCAAACAGCAAATCGTCATCACCGAAATTCCGTATGAAGTCAATAAAGCGAACCTAGTCAAGAAAATGGATGAGTTCCGTCTTGACCGGAAAGTGGAAGGCATCGCAGAAGTAAGGGATGAAACGGACCGGACCGGACTGCGTATCGTCATTGAACTGAAAAAAGATGCGGATGCAAACGGTGTCCTGCATTATTTATACAAAAATTCCGATCTTCAAATTGCCTATAACTTTAATATGGTCGCGATATATAAAAAGCGGCCGACTTTGATGAGCCTGCCAAAAATGCTTGATGCGTATATCGATCACCGTAAAGAGGTAATCGTGAACCGTTCCCGTTATGAGCTGCAAAAGGCACATGACCGGGCACACATCGTCGATGGATTAGTGAAGGCCCTATCGATATTGGATGAAGTCATTGCCGTCATCCGTGCTTCCAAAGACAAGCGCAATGCCAAAGATAACCTGATTGCCCAATTCGCGTTTACAGAAGCGCAAGCCGAAGCCATCGTTTCTTTACAGTTATATAGACTGACAAATACGGATATTACAGCACTCGAGGCAGAGGCAGCGGAATTGAAAAACAGAATTGAAGAATTGACGAAGATCCTGGGCAGTGAAAAGGTGCTTCTTCAAGTCATAAAAAAAGAACTTCGCTTCATTAAGAAGGGCTTTGATGACGGAAGGCGTTCAAAAATCGAAAAGGAAATAGAAGAAATCAAAATTAATCTTGAAGTCTTGATCGCGAGTGAAGACGTGATGGTGACCGTGACGAAAGAGGGCTATGTCAAACGGACATCATTGCGATCATATGCGGCATCAGGCGGTCTTGATTTTGGCATGAAAGATTCCGACCGATTGCTTCAGCGTTTGGAAATGAATACAACGGATGTCCTGTTGCTGTTCACCTCCAAAGGGAATTTTCTCTATTGCCCAGTTCATCAGCTTCCTGATATTCGCTGGAAGGAAACGGGCCAGCATATCGCGAACATCATTCCGATCGACAGGGAAGAGCAGATCATAAAAGCGATACCAATCAAGGACTTTACCCTTCCGCAATTCCTGGTGTTCATCACGAAAAACGGGATGGTGAAAAAGACTGAACTTGCTGCTTACAAAGCGCAACGCCATTCAAAACCTTTGGTTGGCATCAATTTAAAGGGCGATGATGAACTGGTCGATGTTCATCATACCGATGGTCAGGAAGATCTTTTCCTTGTCACCCATAACGGCTATGGTTTATGGTTCGATGAAGAAGAAGTAAGTGTCGTCGGTGTACGTGCAGCGGGAGTCAAAGGGATTAATTTGAAAGAAGATGACTATGTTATCGGTGGCAAGATGTTAACCAAAGATAGCAAAGAATCCATCCTTATCGTTACCCAGCGCGGTGCCATCAAGAAAATGAAATTAACCGAGTTTGAAAAAACGAGCCGGGCCAAGCGCGGTGTCGTGGTATTAAGGGAATTGAAATCCAACCCTCACCGGGTCATCGGATTTACTACGGTCAATAAAACCGACAGTTTGTTCATTCTTTCCGAAAAGGGTACGGTTGAAACCGTTCATGCCGCCTCATTAAAAAATCACGATCGCTACACGAATGGATCTTTTGTTTTTGATGAAACGGTCAGTGGCAAAGCGAAAGAACTATGGAAAATATCATTGGAAGATGAAGCCTCGATGGAGGAGTGA
- a CDS encoding long-chain-fatty-acid--CoA ligase, translated as MDRPWKKHIPSGNPLEIEIPEISLTDLFYHSVEKYAEHTAVTFKEDRYTYSQLGQLVKRFARLLADAGVEKGDRVALMLPNCPQYPISFYGTLLQGAIVVQINPMYKSNELIHVLKDSGARYIIVLDDLLPLVEEVLVETNLEKIWRVSKEKNDCEMMKSLLSVSETDSYASIDPGEDVAVLQYTGGTTGRSKGAMLTHRNIVANTLQSAATSKINIQEGKERVLGVSPLFHVYGMTSGMNLTFYNGGDLIIISRFEVAEFVDMIKTLKPTIFPGVPTMYIALLQYYRSHPFDMDCLKSCISGSSPLPLHVLSSFNEVSGSKIAEGYGLSEASPVTHRNPVTGLQKPGSIGIPIQNTDAAIIDNITGEPSLMVDTPGELVIKGPQVMKGYWGMPEETEKTIQNGWLYTGDIAKMDQDGFFYIVGRKKEMIIAGGFNIYPIEIEEVLYSHPKVLEAAVFGVPDQYRGETVHAAVVLKPNETITEKELQDYCREHLAAFKIPDMIMFLREFPKTAVGKVLKRKLQEAHGFQIERESVNNKMI; from the coding sequence ATGGATAGACCTTGGAAAAAGCATATCCCGTCCGGAAATCCATTGGAAATTGAAATACCTGAAATTTCTTTGACAGACCTTTTTTACCATTCAGTCGAAAAATATGCGGAACATACCGCGGTTACGTTTAAAGAGGATAGGTATACATATTCACAGTTAGGACAGCTAGTGAAAAGATTTGCCCGCTTACTAGCAGACGCGGGGGTTGAAAAAGGTGATCGTGTGGCGCTTATGCTTCCCAATTGTCCACAATATCCGATCAGTTTTTACGGGACGCTTTTACAAGGGGCGATCGTTGTCCAAATCAACCCGATGTATAAGTCAAACGAATTGATACATGTCCTGAAAGACTCGGGTGCAAGGTACATCATCGTCCTCGATGACTTGCTGCCTTTAGTCGAAGAGGTCTTGGTTGAAACGAATCTTGAAAAGATATGGCGCGTGTCGAAGGAAAAGAACGATTGTGAAATGATGAAGAGTCTGTTATCTGTATCGGAAACTGATTCCTATGCATCCATTGACCCCGGTGAAGATGTTGCCGTCCTTCAATATACGGGAGGAACCACCGGACGGTCAAAAGGAGCGATGCTGACCCATCGGAATATTGTGGCCAATACGCTGCAAAGTGCCGCCACTTCCAAAATCAATATTCAGGAGGGCAAGGAAAGGGTGCTTGGCGTTTCACCTTTATTTCATGTATATGGAATGACTTCAGGAATGAATTTGACGTTTTATAATGGCGGAGACTTGATTATTATCTCCCGATTTGAGGTGGCAGAATTCGTCGATATGATCAAAACTCTTAAACCAACCATTTTTCCAGGTGTCCCCACGATGTATATCGCATTATTACAATACTACCGGTCCCATCCGTTCGATATGGATTGCTTGAAGTCATGTATATCAGGTTCGTCACCATTGCCCTTGCATGTGTTATCAAGTTTTAACGAAGTGAGTGGCTCGAAGATCGCAGAGGGCTATGGACTTTCCGAAGCATCGCCAGTTACGCACCGAAATCCGGTCACTGGCCTGCAAAAGCCAGGAAGTATCGGGATTCCGATACAAAATACGGATGCCGCCATCATTGACAATATTACTGGTGAGCCATCGCTCATGGTTGATACCCCGGGAGAGTTGGTCATTAAGGGACCTCAGGTGATGAAAGGGTATTGGGGAATGCCTGAAGAGACGGAGAAGACGATTCAAAACGGCTGGCTGTATACTGGCGATATCGCCAAGATGGATCAGGATGGCTTCTTTTACATTGTGGGTCGCAAGAAAGAAATGATCATCGCAGGCGGCTTCAATATTTATCCCATTGAAATTGAAGAGGTTCTCTACAGCCATCCAAAGGTTTTGGAAGCTGCCGTATTTGGTGTCCCCGATCAATATCGCGGTGAAACGGTACACGCAGCGGTCGTTTTAAAGCCCAATGAAACAATAACGGAAAAAGAATTGCAGGATTATTGCCGAGAACATCTAGCCGCCTTCAAGATACCCGATATGATCATGTTTCTACGTGAATTCCCAAAGACAGCGGTGGGTAAAGTCTTAAAACGCAAACTTCAAGAGGCTCATGGATTCCAGATAGAACGTGAAAGCGTTAACAATAAAATGATCTGA
- a CDS encoding acyl-CoA dehydrogenase family protein gives MDFRLDDDIVLLKATIRQFIEEQIDPFSMQIEDEDHIPDSIINSSKEIGLFGLSIPERYGGLGIGMVGKCALYEEIGKTHNGYTTLIGAHTGIGTVGIVEMGNEMQKEKYLPHMASGDKIGAFALTEPAAGSHATNLKMTAVKSGDTYILNGTKHFITNADVADIFTVMAVTDKDKGAKGITSFIVEKGFPGFKVGNLERKMGLRGSHSAELIFEDCEVPAENVLGEVGQGYVNALKILANGRAGLAARNLGSCQYLLDISTKYAMEREQFNVPIIDHQAVAHMLAEMAMEIEALRSFTYRVAWMVDQKEKIIKEAAMLKLYGSEVYNRVADKAVQIHGGIGYMKDYPVERFFRDARITRIYEGTSEIQKNIITAQLKKKYQH, from the coding sequence ATGGACTTTCGCTTGGATGATGATATCGTCTTGTTAAAAGCAACCATTCGTCAGTTTATTGAAGAGCAAATCGATCCTTTTTCCATGCAAATAGAGGATGAAGATCATATTCCTGATTCCATCATAAATTCTTCGAAAGAAATCGGACTATTCGGACTGAGCATTCCGGAAAGATATGGCGGACTGGGAATAGGGATGGTCGGGAAATGCGCTTTATATGAGGAAATCGGCAAAACACATAATGGCTACACAACTTTGATCGGTGCCCATACCGGCATCGGGACGGTGGGGATTGTCGAAATGGGCAATGAAATGCAAAAGGAAAAGTATCTTCCGCATATGGCAAGCGGTGATAAAATCGGTGCATTTGCCCTAACGGAGCCTGCTGCTGGATCACATGCGACGAATCTGAAGATGACGGCCGTCAAAAGCGGCGATACCTATATTCTCAACGGGACGAAGCATTTTATAACGAATGCGGACGTAGCCGATATTTTTACAGTCATGGCAGTAACGGATAAGGACAAAGGAGCAAAAGGAATCACCTCATTCATTGTGGAGAAAGGTTTTCCGGGTTTTAAAGTGGGAAACTTGGAGCGGAAAATGGGTCTTCGAGGCTCACATTCGGCAGAACTGATTTTTGAAGATTGTGAGGTTCCCGCTGAAAATGTCCTCGGAGAAGTAGGCCAGGGGTATGTAAATGCCTTGAAAATCCTTGCGAATGGACGGGCGGGCCTTGCGGCAAGGAATTTGGGGTCGTGTCAATATTTGCTGGATATCTCGACAAAATATGCGATGGAGCGTGAACAGTTCAATGTGCCGATCATCGATCATCAGGCTGTAGCTCATATGCTTGCTGAAATGGCCATGGAAATCGAAGCGCTACGTTCATTCACATATCGGGTCGCGTGGATGGTCGATCAGAAGGAAAAAATCATCAAGGAAGCGGCAATGCTAAAGCTGTATGGTTCGGAAGTGTATAATCGCGTCGCTGATAAGGCTGTCCAAATCCATGGCGGAATCGGCTACATGAAGGACTACCCAGTGGAACGCTTTTTCCGGGATGCCAGAATCACACGAATATATGAGGGTACGTCCGAAATCCAAAAAAATATCATAACTGCGCAATTGAAGAAAAAATATCAACACTAG
- a CDS encoding acyl-CoA dehydrogenase family protein: MDLRLSDEQKMVQKTIRKFVENELIPLENEVLRNEMAGKPSLPEGTMKELQEKAKKAGFWGINTPEEYGGAELGQLMMAIVLMEVSKTFVPFSFGGSADNILYYGNEDQKKKYLIPTINGEKKSCFAMTEPGAGSDTRNIKMTAVKEGRDWVLNGEKTFITGGNDADFVMVIAVTDKERHQATGTEGVTCFIVDRDMGWRSEYIQTMGEWGPAGLVFDNVRVPEENILGEIHGGYKLGLEWIGFARWIVGARAVGSAERLLQMAIDYAKERVTFGKPIAERQAIQWQIADSAVEIEAARWLVLNAAFTLDNGEDNRHLASIAKLYGANMGNRVVDRVLQIHGGMGYTKELPIERWYREARLWRIYDGTDEIQRMIISRNLIKGHVKLGQFL; encoded by the coding sequence ATGGATTTACGTTTATCGGATGAACAAAAAATGGTCCAAAAAACAATTCGCAAGTTCGTGGAGAATGAATTGATTCCTTTGGAAAATGAAGTGCTTCGCAATGAAATGGCAGGAAAACCTAGTTTGCCAGAAGGAACAATGAAAGAATTGCAGGAAAAAGCAAAAAAAGCAGGCTTTTGGGGCATCAATACGCCGGAAGAATATGGCGGGGCGGAATTGGGACAGCTTATGATGGCAATTGTCTTGATGGAAGTATCCAAGACGTTCGTTCCTTTCAGCTTTGGCGGGTCAGCGGATAATATCCTTTATTATGGAAACGAGGATCAAAAAAAGAAGTACCTCATCCCAACGATCAATGGGGAGAAAAAATCCTGTTTTGCGATGACGGAGCCAGGAGCTGGTTCGGATACAAGGAATATAAAAATGACGGCTGTAAAAGAGGGAAGAGACTGGGTGCTAAACGGGGAAAAAACGTTCATTACTGGTGGGAATGATGCTGATTTCGTCATGGTCATTGCTGTTACGGACAAAGAGCGTCATCAGGCGACAGGTACCGAGGGTGTAACCTGCTTCATCGTCGACCGTGACATGGGCTGGAGATCCGAGTATATCCAAACGATGGGAGAATGGGGACCAGCTGGATTGGTTTTCGATAATGTCAGGGTACCCGAGGAGAACATCTTAGGGGAAATACATGGCGGGTATAAATTGGGACTGGAATGGATTGGGTTTGCCAGGTGGATTGTGGGGGCGCGCGCTGTCGGATCTGCAGAAAGGTTGCTGCAAATGGCGATAGACTATGCGAAAGAGCGAGTCACCTTCGGTAAGCCGATCGCCGAGCGTCAGGCGATCCAATGGCAAATTGCTGATTCGGCAGTCGAAATCGAAGCCGCTCGGTGGCTTGTACTGAACGCTGCGTTCACACTCGATAACGGAGAAGACAACCGCCACCTGGCTTCGATCGCTAAGCTATATGGCGCGAATATGGGGAATCGGGTCGTTGATCGCGTATTGCAGATACATGGGGGCATGGGCTATACGAAAGAGCTTCCCATAGAACGTTGGTACCGGGAAGCAAGACTTTGGCGGATTTATGATGGAACGGATGAAATACAGAGGATGATCATTTCCCGTAATTTAATCAAAGGGCATGTTAAATTAGGACAATTTTTATAA
- a CDS encoding SDR family oxidoreductase: MTGRFSGKTALVTGGSRGIGLAIVELLASEGAKVAIIDINEEVLTSTGNELRDKGYTIFTKVTNVVEPQEVEASVTEIADTFGSLDILVNNAGVIRDNLLFKMTDSDWQTVMDVHLKGTFNAVRAAQKHMVANKYGRIINISSTSALGNRGQANYSAAKAGLQGLTKTLAIELGKYGITANSVAPGFIETEMTKETAKRVGVSFEQFIQDRANSIPVARSGLPRDIAHAVAFFAEEASSFISGQVLYVAGGPKN, from the coding sequence ATGACAGGAAGATTTTCAGGGAAAACGGCATTAGTAACAGGTGGAAGCAGAGGAATTGGCCTTGCGATCGTCGAGCTGCTCGCCAGTGAAGGCGCAAAGGTAGCCATCATCGATATCAACGAAGAAGTCTTGACATCAACCGGAAATGAATTGAGAGATAAGGGGTACACCATTTTTACGAAAGTGACAAATGTGGTCGAGCCCCAAGAGGTCGAAGCTTCGGTCACTGAAATAGCCGACACATTCGGCTCGCTTGATATTTTAGTGAATAATGCAGGTGTCATCCGGGATAACCTCCTTTTTAAAATGACCGATTCCGATTGGCAAACCGTGATGGATGTACATTTAAAAGGCACCTTCAATGCAGTTCGAGCCGCCCAGAAGCATATGGTTGCGAATAAATACGGAAGAATCATTAATATATCCTCCACCTCGGCCCTTGGGAACCGCGGGCAGGCCAATTATTCAGCTGCAAAAGCCGGGCTGCAGGGATTAACGAAAACGCTTGCTATCGAGCTTGGCAAATATGGGATTACAGCCAATTCCGTCGCCCCAGGCTTTATCGAAACCGAAATGACGAAAGAAACAGCGAAGCGGGTAGGGGTAAGTTTTGAACAATTCATTCAGGATCGGGCAAACAGCATTCCGGTTGCGAGGAGCGGCTTGCCAAGGGATATTGCGCATGCTGTAGCATTCTTTGCCGAAGAAGCTTCTTCATTCATCAGCGGGCAGGTTTTATATGTAGCGGGAGGTCCAAAAAATTAA
- a CDS encoding MaoC family dehydratase N-terminal domain-containing protein, giving the protein MFNDSIGKRSKPVKNFVERGAVRKFAFSIGDPHPIFIDEEAGRQSRYGANIAPPTFPRVFDYGMIDSLNLPEKGLIHGEQVYRYNRPLLVGEEITCYSKVKDYYEKKGKQGEMGFLAMKNYGLDADGNMVFSAEQLVIINETIRKKVMSK; this is encoded by the coding sequence ATGTTTAACGATAGCATAGGAAAGCGATCTAAACCTGTTAAAAACTTCGTGGAACGGGGAGCCGTAAGAAAATTTGCATTTTCGATAGGTGATCCGCATCCGATTTTCATTGATGAAGAAGCAGGGAGGCAATCCCGATATGGGGCGAATATTGCACCGCCAACCTTTCCGCGGGTTTTTGACTATGGCATGATTGATTCCTTGAACCTTCCGGAAAAAGGGCTGATTCATGGCGAACAGGTTTATCGCTACAATAGGCCGCTGTTGGTCGGAGAGGAAATCACCTGTTATTCCAAAGTGAAGGATTACTATGAGAAAAAGGGAAAACAAGGTGAAATGGGATTTCTGGCCATGAAAAATTATGGCTTGGATGCCGATGGTAACATGGTGTTTAGTGCTGAACAGCTTGTCATCATCAACGAAACGATCAGAAAGAAGGTGATGAGCAAGTGA
- a CDS encoding MaoC/PaaZ C-terminal domain-containing protein, which translates to MTTLTELHIGDSLHPIELDPVARMDLIKYAGASGDFNPIHTIDEEARNAGLPAIIAHGMWTMGNLAKLFSNLYEIGFIEEYKIRFKGMVFLNDVITLSADLKGKKEDRYYFRVAATDQTGKEAISGEVVFKVY; encoded by the coding sequence GTGACGACATTGACCGAACTTCATATTGGTGACTCGCTGCATCCAATCGAGCTGGATCCCGTAGCGCGTATGGACCTGATTAAGTACGCTGGAGCATCAGGCGACTTCAATCCGATTCATACGATTGACGAGGAAGCGAGGAATGCAGGTCTTCCCGCAATCATCGCCCATGGGATGTGGACGATGGGCAATTTGGCAAAGCTTTTCAGCAATCTGTATGAAATCGGCTTTATCGAAGAATACAAGATCCGATTCAAAGGGATGGTTTTCTTGAATGATGTAATCACCCTCTCTGCAGATTTAAAAGGAAAAAAGGAAGATAGATATTATTTCAGGGTGGCAGCAACTGATCAGACAGGCAAGGAAGCGATCAGCGGAGAGGTTGTTTTTAAGGTCTATTGA